Sequence from the bacterium genome:
GTTGAAATTTGCGCAATCGATAGACGGCAAGATTGCGACCAGGAGCGGCGATTCTAAATGGATCAGTTCCGAAGCCTCGCGTCGGTATGTTCATCAATTGCGCACAGAATACGATGCTGTGTTGGTCGGCGCGCAGACGGTGAGCAAAGATAATCCGCAGCTGAATGTTCGCCTCGCTAAAGGCCGCGACCCGAAACGAATCATCGTCGACGGACGCCTGCGGATTCCGCTGAACGCGAATGTCGTAAAGGGCAATGACGTTTCGAACACGATCATATTGACTGCCAAAAATTCTAATCGAAAAAAAATTGATCAGTTGATAAAAAGAGGCGTTCATATATACGAATTTCCTGCAAAGAAATTTAGGTTTGATCTCAAGGCTGCGTTAAGAAAATTACTCAAAGAAGAAAAAATCGCGTCCATTCTTGCAGAAGGCGGTTCGGTCATACATGGTGAATTGCTAAAAAGCAAACTCGCGGATGATGTGATCTTAATTATTGCGCCGAAGATCATCGGAAGCGGAGTATCGTCGGTTACCGGCCAACTGACCAAGACGATCGGCAAGGCGGTGAAACTGAATTCGTTTTCGGCGAAACCCATGGATAGGGATATCGTTATACAGGCGAGGATAGTTCCATGATATTTCAAGCATCCACGGCATTGATCTTAGGATTGGGAATCGGATTTATCAATTCTATTCCGATCGGACCGATCAATGTATCGATCATTGATACCGGCTTTAAACGCGGGTTCCGTCACGCCATTATGATCGGACTTGGCGCGTTAGTCGTGGATATTTTTTATTGCGTGATCGGAATTTTCGGCGTCTCGCTGATCAAGGACTATATTGTGGAAATGTTCCAACCGCTCGGATTTCCCGTTCTGGCGCTGATCGGCGGCCGGTTGGTTTATAAAGGCTACCGTAACAAAATGGTCCAAACGTTTCATCCGCCCACGCAAAAGGAATTGACCAAGAATTTTTCTCTCGGTTTTCTGATCTATCTGACGAATCCGCTCGCCATCGGATTCTGGATCATAACCGCGGGATTTATTTTTTCGCATCGATTGATCGAGCGAAACATGCCGGATCAGGTGAGCTTTATTTCAGGTATGGCGATTGGAACGGCGGCGTGGTTTTTTTCGCTCGCAAAGATCGTTGCGTATAAACGGGCAGTGATCTCCGAAAAAACGGTGAAAAAAATTACGATGGCGACGGGAACGGTATTGATCGTATTCGGAATTTATCTCGGTTATGACTTTTTGCTGTATTTGAAGAAATGAGTTGACAATGACGGACATTGACTTACTAATTTTTGACCTCGACGGAACACTGGTTGATTCGCTGGATGATATTGTCAGTTCCGTTAATCATACCTTGCCGCAATTGGGGCTGGATATACTTTCACGCGATGAAATTCAAAGCTACGTCGGCGACGGCATTAAAATGTTGCTCATTCGAGCCGTAGGAACGCAGGCCGACGTTTCGGATGATTTAGTCGAACGCGCGCGGAAGATTTATTATGAGCATCATGAACAACACTGTCTCGATCATGTTCACATGTATCCAAACGCATTAGAGGTGATGGAACATTTCCGTTCAAAGAAAAAAGCGGTAGTGAGTAATAAATCGGAGCGATTCACCAAAAAGATTCTGGAAGGTTTGGGATTAGCTTCCTATTTAGACCTGATCATCGGCGGCGATTCATTGTCAAGCAAAAAACCTGACCCGTTGGTGATTGAACACACCGTCTCACTTCTAAAAGTTGAGAAGAGAAAAACCGTCATGATCGGCGATGGGCATCAGGACATACAATGCGGGAAATCGGCCGGAGTTATAACGTGCGGCGTGACGTACGGGTTCAAGCCCGTTGAAGACACAAAGGACGCCGATTTCAGCATCAACGATCTTATGGAACTGAAAAATATTTTTAGATAATTTAAAATATGATCACAAAGGATATTCTAAAAAAGGTTCGACGTATTGAAATCAAGACGCGCGGACTGGTCAATAATATTTTCAGCGGCGAGTACCATACGGTATTTAAAGGGCGTGGGATGTCCTTTTCTGAAGTTCGCGAATACCAGTTCGGCGACGAAGTGCGTTTCATCGACTGGAACGTTTCTGCGCGCATGGACCGGCCGTATTTAAAAGTATTTGAAGAGGAACGTGAACAGACTTTAATGGTATTGTTTGATGCGAGCGCGTCGGGAAATTTCGGCACAGTGAAGCAGACCAAAATGGAGATGATGATCGAGATGGCCGCGCTCATCGCTTTCAGCGCGATTAAGAACAATGACAAAGTCGGGCTTTTGATCTTTACCGATATTGTGGAGAAATTCATTCCCCCCAAAAAGGGCAAATCGCACGTGCTGCGGATTATTCGTGAACTTTTGACATTTAAGCCTCAGCGGAAAGCGACTAAAATTTCAGCCGCGCTCGAGTACGCCATGCACGTGCTGAATCGGCGAAGCATTGTCTTTCTGATGAGCGACTTTCTTGATGCGAATTTCGACCGGCCACTTCGCGCCGCCGCAAAAAAACACGATCTGATCGCTATTCGGATTTTTGACCGTCGCGAAATAGAATTGCCGAAGGTTGGTATCCTGACTTTGGAAGATGAGGAGACGGGAGAATTGGTTGAGTTGGATACCTCGTCTGAGGAAACGCGGCAAGCTATCGCTGTGCAAGTAACGGCACGAACAAAGACCCAAAAAGATATTTTCAGAAAAAGTAAAGTTGATCTTATCGATATGGCAACCGGAACGGATTATGTCGAAGCCCTGATCCAATTTTTCAAGAATCGGGAAAAAAGACTGCAGCGAGGCTGAAAAAAAACATTGACATAATAATATATTTGTATTAAGTTTACGGTTAAATTGAGCAATATTTCTACTCAGAATTTATTAATACTTTTTTAATACTACAAATATGATGAGGTAAAATCGTGGAACCAGTTTACGCAAGAGCCAAAGATTTACGCGAAAAAGTTGAATCGATCATGTTGAAAAAAATCGAATGGCGCATTCTTTTTTCCGTGGACGGGAAACGTTCTGTACCGGACATCGCCGCTAAAGTGGAACGCGATGAAAATTTTGTCGGGGAAATCCTTGAGAAATTGGCCGGCGATAAACTGATCACCGGCGGCGGCGCGCCTTCGGGAAGAGTTACAACCAAGGAACCCGAAGCGGAAACCAAAAAAGCGGATTCCAAAAAAGAGAAAAAGGAAACCAAGAAAAAGGAACCGGTCATTGAAGCGGAGCCGGTAAAAGAAATCAAGAAGGAAGCGCCGAAGCCAAAAGAGGAGCCTAAAGCCGTTGCGGCGCCGAAGAAAGAAGATTTTGATCTGATGTCCGCCATGACCGATTCGCCGAAAGAGGAACCTAAGAAAGTTGAAGCGAAAGCCACCGCAACCGCCAAACCTGTAGCGACCGCAGCCGGAGCGGGCGGCAAGAAAATTCTCGTTGTAGACGACAGCATTGTAATCCAAAAAATGGTCGAGATCGCATTGGAGAACGAGCATTATGCGCTGACCAGCGCGATGAAGGGCGAAGATGCCATTCGCATAGCTAAGGACCTGCAACCGAGCCTTATTCTCCTTGACATGATGCTTCCGGATATGAGCGGCCTGGAAGTTATGAAAGCGGTTCGCGAGTTGGGCGGGAGTTTTACGACAGTTCCCATCGTCGTTTTAAGCGGCAAGGATTCACCTCAGGACAAAGATACGGCGATCAATAACGGCGCCAATGATTTCCTTACGAAGCCTTTCCATGATGAGGATTTACTTTCAAAAGTGCATGAATATATTGCGAAATAAAATGATAACGAGCATAGTGAATTAACTAAGAAAACCCTAAAGTTTTGTTTAGGGTTTTTTTTCTTTACCTTACAGTTATGATCACCGATCCGAAAGCCAGAAAATTTGTAGAATTTTATTTATCCGAATTGCTCACGCATGTGAAAAGCATGAGCGAGCACCGTTATTCGCCTTTGGAATATAACCTCATTAAGAAGGTGATCATTTTTATCACGCAGCCGCGCGATCATCTTTCACAGGTTGAGAAGCTATCTTCGGTTTCCACTTTATCTGCTTTTCACGCATTTCTGCAGAAGATCATTGAAAAAGTTCAACAGCCCGATTTTAAAAAAAGCCAGATGATTTCCGTGATCGAGACCGATTCGGAAAAATTATCGCAGATTCTGGTACAGATACTACAATCGCGGGATACACTAACGCTTTTGGAATCGGAACTGGCGAAAATCGGAATTGAGATCAGCACCGAGGCGCTGCGGAATGAACCGGTCAGGATGGCCGATAAACCGTCCGAAAAACCCGCTAAAACGATTACGCCTGTAAAAGAAAAAAGCACGGCCAAACAACCTATTAAGACAAAAGAGTCTCCAAAACCACAGATACTCACCGCATCGGAATTCAAAAAAGTCGACGACATGATCGGTTTTCTTTCCACGCGCGGGAAGAGGAGCAAGCGTCATGATGACACGAAGGAAGAAACTTCTGCGGCGCGCTCATCGGCAGAGTCTCTCGCAACGGGTGGAGGCAAAGGCGAAGGCGTTGCTTCGGATACGGAAGACTTTTTCAGCGAATTTCGCACGGAATTCGCACGGCTTGAATCCGCGTTAACCCAATTGCGAACTAACTTAAGTAGAACCCGCTATATCGTTGAAGTTGCGGATTCTTTCGGCGAATTTAAACGCATTGGAAAAATATTCGAATTACCGCGTTTCAGCCGCACTATGAATGCGATGGAAAAAGCGTTGATCGATGTTGCCGATAATGCAGACGGTAAGAAAAAGGGATTGGATACGGCGTCGTTCGGTGTCATACAGGAACTGGCCGTGTTGTTAAAAGAAATTGAACTGCAAAAAACTTTTCCCCTAAACCTGTATTTATTGAATGAGATCAATGCCTGTTTGGAAAATTTTACGACATCTGCGCTGGAAGACAATACTGCTGATATGTCCGACGCGCGCGTATCTGACAGAGTCGAAGCGGTCGATGCAGAATTGATGCAATCGTCAATCGACGACGATGAAGAGAAATCCGTAAACCTTGATCTCTCCAACGTGGCTGCAGATGATTTTCAGGTTTTTAAAGATGAAGTTCGATATACGTTTGAAACGGTTCGATCGGCCGTAGAAAAACTCAAGGCCTCCGGAAGTGATCCCGATTCAATAAAGGACATCCAGCAGTCATTCCGCAGTCTTTTTACCGGCGCCAGATTGCTCCGATTTAATTTGCTAACAGGTCATTTTGAGCTGATCCTCGCGCAACTGAAAACCTGCATTACGTCGCAAAATGCCATTGCTCCGGAATTATTACATCTGATCGAAGAAACGGTAAAAAACGGCGCCGTTCTTATTCAGGGAGAAAGGGTCACCGAGGCAGAATGGAACAAAATAAAATTAAGATTAGAAAAATTCGGAACGCAAAAGGAATTACCGACCGGAGAAACGCCGGCAGAATTTATAGCGCGGCCGGTTAAAACGGCACCGACGGAAAAAACGATTGTGAAAAAGGCCGTTCAGCCGGTGAGCGATTCAGTGCTTGCCTCCAACGAAAACTGGATCAAAGAATTTCAGCCGATTCTCGAAAGCCATCCTTTTGTTGTTAAAGAAACTAAGGAAGAAAAGCCGGTTGAGTTAGCAAAAACCGCTGAAGTGAAATCCCGCGTTCCGCCAGTTCCGGTGCCGGAGATTGCAAGAGCCAAAGCAGCAGAACCTGCCGTAGTTATAAAAGCAAAAGATATTTTGGCTGAAAAAGAAAAAACGGCGGAGCCCGATCATGTTATCATTCCTACTAACCTGGTTGAACTGATGGCAGGCGGCGATGTTGACCTGAGCGATTTTGAACTGCCTTCTTTTATTGACAAATTGAATATTGAACCGCTAAATATCGCTGCTCCCAAAACAAAATCAGGTAAGAAAAAAGTTACCAAAAAAGAAACCGCTTCCATAGCCGGCAATGAAAAAACAAAAATTTCGGCTAATGAACAAACGGAGAAAGCGGTTTCGGCGCCAGGAGCAGGCCGGTTCAGCCTTGAAGAGTCTAATTTTGATACCGTAGATTTGGAGATTCTGGATATTTTTAATCAGGAGGCGGACGGTTATTTCAAAATTTTGGATAAGTCGCTTACCAAACTCGAAAGCCAAATCACCGATGAAACCGCCCTTAAGGATATTGAGCGCGTGAGTCACAGTTTGAAAAGCTCCTCCAGAATGCTGGGCCTCGCCAAAGTGAGCGGACTTGCCGGCGTGATAGAGTTGATCGCGGAGCGCTGCAACGAAAAAGAACTAGGCATGGATGCCGATCTGAGAAACATAATGCGCGTAACAGTTCAAAGCATCACGAGTTTGCTTGAACGCAAACCGGCGGACGTCAGCGGTATTATTGAATTTTTGCTGCAGCTCGAAGCGAAACTCTCTGCGCCGAATATTTTTATCGGTAACATTCCCGGCGCGCCGGCTGCCGTTTCCTCCGGCGTATTTGTTGTCCCGCCTTCCTTGAAAATAAAGGAGGCAATACCGGTTGAATCGAAGACGAAAGTGGAACCGGAAAAAGAAAAGCCAGTAGAAAAGATTGAAGTAAAAAAAGACGAGCCGGAAGAAATTAAAACGGAGTCCGCAGAAAATTATTTTGCTAAGATCGGCGTCGATGAAGAGATTGTAGAAATATTTAAGGAGGAATCGTCAACCTATTTCATGCTCATAACCAATTCTCTTGCGGCGCTGCGGGACAATCCGGCCCATGAAACGGCGATGCGCGATATAGAAAAATCAGCGCACAGCCTACGCAGTTCGGCCAAAATGCTCGGCTTTCAGAAGATCGGTAATGTGGTCAAACCGATCGAGGATGTGGCGGAACATATTAATGAAGGCACATTGGCGGTGAATGAGGAAATTGTGGACCTTTTTACAAATGCTTTGACGGCGCTGAAAAAACTTGGGGACGGCGTTGATGTGGACATTACGGACGTGGTGGAAGAATTGATGCAGCTGGAAAAAAAGGCCGACCAGGGCATAACTCCGAAACAAAAACAAAGCGCCTCAATCGCAAAACCCAAAAAGGCTAAAAAACGATCAAAATCCCAATCCGATTATTTTGAAGACATTCAGTTTGCATCCGACCCCATTTTGAAACAAGTAGATAAAGGCGCTGCAGAACTTCTCGAAGAAATGGCACATTCTGCAACGCAATAAGTCAGTTATAAAACTTCATAGATTTAAAGGCTAAACTATGCGTACTGTATTTAAGTTAATCTTGATCTGGTGCTGTTGGAGTCAGATCGCATCAGCAGCGACGTCCTCCGGTGTTCTTAAAGGCGATGAAACATGGGAAGGAGTGGTAATCATTACCGGCGACGTTACTGTGCCCGAGGGCGTTACGCTTCGCATCCGGCCGAATGCTTTAATAAAATTTGCGGCAAACCGGGACGATCAGCAGGGCGGCTATGATATAAATAAATGTGAATTGATCATCGAAGGTATGCTGCGTGCAGAAGGACAGGAAAAATATGAGATTCGTTTCACGTCGATCAATTTCAGCCTTCCAGGCCAGGAGTCTACATTGAACGCCCAACCTCAGGCGAGCGATTGGTACGGCATCATTTTCAAAAAAGGGAATAACGATAAGAGTATTGTTTCCTACAGTGTCATTGAATTTGCTTATGACGGCATCACATGCATCAATGCCTCGCCTCGTATTTTCAGAAACCGCATCGAAGGAAATTATTGGAACGGCGTCTTATGCGACATTATGTCGGCTCCTAAAATTAACAGTAACCGGATCATGAATAACGGATACGCCGGACTGAATTGTAAGATCGGATCTTCGCCCAGCGTGAGCAGTAATGAAATAAGCGGCAACCGATACGGAATACTTATACAAGACGTTTCTCAACCTGTGATCGGCGATATGCGGCTTGGCGAAAATGCAGGAAAAAATGCGATTTACGGAAACCTGGAATTCAATCTCTATAATCACACTAAGAATGTCATATATGCGCAGCGTAACGATTGGGGAGATAATACGAATGCAGATCAGATGATTCACGATGACGATGAAAACAGAAAATTTGGCCTTGTGGTGTATACACCCGTATACCGCACCGGAAGTATTTCATATTCTGAATTGCAGAGCCTGGCAAGCGCTACTGCAACGTCGGTTCCGACCGAGGCTGAAAATAAAGCGCAGAAAGAAGAACTTGAGGATTTAAAAAAGAAACTAGCCGAAAAGAAAGAACAAACGTCCAAGCAGCTGGCCTCCGCATCGGACATAACCTCGAAGGAAGAGAAAGAAAAGCTCAAAGAGGACCAAGCCAAAGAGAACGAGCGGTTAAAACTTCTTGAGGCTCAGATTAAACAGCAGGAACAGATAAAAATAGAACAGGAAAAAGCGCTGGCAGCCCAGAAAAGAGCGGAAGAAATTGAAAAGCAGAAAGCCGCCGCCGCGGTGACGGCTGAGAAAAAGGAAACAACCTCTACTTCTGCGCCAAGTTTTATTCCTACTAAAATGGCGAATGAACTTGATAACAACCCGAAACCGATACAGAAGGTTAATCCCGTAATGCCTGACCTGCCGAAAAAGGCGAAGGTGAACGGAACGGTTTCATTACGCGTCTTGGTTGGCGCTAACGGTGTACCTGAGGAGATATACGTATCAAAGAAGATAGGAAATAAGGATTTTGATCAAATGATTAATGACGAAGCGATCGCCGCGGTGAAAAAGTGGGTGTTTGAAACAGGATTATCAAATGGACAGCCTGTCAAATATTGGACGGTCGTGACGGTTCTGATGAAATAATCTTTTTTACGAAA
This genomic interval carries:
- a CDS encoding HAD-IA family hydrolase, translating into MTDIDLLIFDLDGTLVDSLDDIVSSVNHTLPQLGLDILSRDEIQSYVGDGIKMLLIRAVGTQADVSDDLVERARKIYYEHHEQHCLDHVHMYPNALEVMEHFRSKKKAVVSNKSERFTKKILEGLGLASYLDLIIGGDSLSSKKPDPLVIEHTVSLLKVEKRKTVMIGDGHQDIQCGKSAGVITCGVTYGFKPVEDTKDADFSINDLMELKNIFR
- a CDS encoding response regulator encodes the protein MEPVYARAKDLREKVESIMLKKIEWRILFSVDGKRSVPDIAAKVERDENFVGEILEKLAGDKLITGGGAPSGRVTTKEPEAETKKADSKKEKKETKKKEPVIEAEPVKEIKKEAPKPKEEPKAVAAPKKEDFDLMSAMTDSPKEEPKKVEAKATATAKPVATAAGAGGKKILVVDDSIVIQKMVEIALENEHYALTSAMKGEDAIRIAKDLQPSLILLDMMLPDMSGLEVMKAVRELGGSFTTVPIVVLSGKDSPQDKDTAINNGANDFLTKPFHDEDLLSKVHEYIAK
- a CDS encoding DUF58 domain-containing protein, whose translation is MITKDILKKVRRIEIKTRGLVNNIFSGEYHTVFKGRGMSFSEVREYQFGDEVRFIDWNVSARMDRPYLKVFEEEREQTLMVLFDASASGNFGTVKQTKMEMMIEMAALIAFSAIKNNDKVGLLIFTDIVEKFIPPKKGKSHVLRIIRELLTFKPQRKATKISAALEYAMHVLNRRSIVFLMSDFLDANFDRPLRAAAKKHDLIAIRIFDRREIELPKVGILTLEDEETGELVELDTSSEETRQAIAVQVTARTKTQKDIFRKSKVDLIDMATGTDYVEALIQFFKNREKRLQRG
- the ribD gene encoding bifunctional diaminohydroxyphosphoribosylaminopyrimidine deaminase/5-amino-6-(5-phosphoribosylamino)uracil reductase RibD, whose amino-acid sequence is MIDHEHFIRQTLKLAGKGIGKTATNPMVGAILVKLENGEGRIITKGYHTGYGKPHAEVEVIRRAKRMGVTDFSNTILYVNLEPCCHHGKTPPCTDLIIQEKIPHVVFGTLDPFKAVSGKGAAQLKDAGIKVEFGFLENDCMELNKVFFKHIRTQLPWVTLKFAQSIDGKIATRSGDSKWISSEASRRYVHQLRTEYDAVLVGAQTVSKDNPQLNVRLAKGRDPKRIIVDGRLRIPLNANVVKGNDVSNTIILTAKNSNRKKIDQLIKRGVHIYEFPAKKFRFDLKAALRKLLKEEKIASILAEGGSVIHGELLKSKLADDVILIIAPKIIGSGVSSVTGQLTKTIGKAVKLNSFSAKPMDRDIVIQARIVP